AAAAGAAAAATCATAGCGGTGCAGGATGGGGAGGGAAATTTTCTCCCTGAACCGTCTCAAAGACGGGGAAAGCCGAGGATGTATTTCCGGCTTTGCGAAAAATCTTCGCATGTGGATACGGAGGGGAAAACTGATGAGCAAAAGGGAATAACCGATGCCTCTTGCGAAAAAAATTCGCAGGACTTGCGAAGATTCAGGCAGCAGCTTGCGAAGAAATTTCGCATAACAAATAATATCTCTACAAATTAAACTCTTACA
This window of the Bacteroidota bacterium genome carries:
- a CDS encoding replication protein, whose translation is MKNLLPGKANKAMQTTPVPNAVFDEHLRELKMAELKVLLVIIRQTLGWKKECDWISGKQFMEKTGCSNRAVNLAIDSLVKRKIIAVQDGEGNFLPEPSQRRGKPRMYFRLCEKSSHVDTEGKTDEQKGITDASCEKNSQDLRRFRQQLAKKFRITNNISTN